The Malus domestica chromosome 10, GDT2T_hap1 nucleotide sequence TGATATTTACTAACAGTACAACAATTTTATCCTCCaaatgctgctatcaatcacgTACCCCATCATCAACCACGCATCAGGCTCGTGACATGAAATTCCCAATAACCCCAGCAATCAGAGTCGTTGGATCGCCTAAAACTGCTGATATCACAAATTGCACAGCCAATCCTGCCATCTCACAACACTTCTTCACCTTACCTTTGCTCCGACGGTGATGATTCTGAAGTGTATTCTTCAGGCTAGGAATTCTGGTCATCTCCAATTTTCTACTGCTGTTGCTTTTATTACCATGCGACCCCAAAAACTCATGCCAAGTTTCCACAAGCATTTCCTTCACACATGCCACATGCAAATTATACTCCTTACATTTTGATCTGTAACTCCAACTCCGTCCTTTACGCCCGCACCTATGGCAAGAGCTACTCACTTTTCGATACAGATAGAGCTTGACCTCCCCATCGTCGAGCACCAT carries:
- the LOC103413619 gene encoding uncharacterized protein, producing MKYNEISHFSHPQHKLKFEYTEIPFNCDGCKEVGIGSCYKCSTCDFDLHMHCAIPTPSIFHPFYTKCSFQFLSRPPGDSPRFCNACEKDITGFVYHCKSCGFDLHPCCAKLPMVLDDGEVKLYLYRKVSSSCHRCGRKGRSWSYRSKCKEYNLHVACVKEMLVETWHEFLGSHGNKSNSSRKLEMTRIPSLKNTLQNHHRRSKGKVKKCCEMAGLAVQFVISAVLGDPTTLIAGVIGNFMSRA